A genomic region of Garciella nitratireducens DSM 15102 contains the following coding sequences:
- a CDS encoding energy-coupling factor transporter ATPase gives MIEIENLVYQYLKNDGESTKALKKINLDIYKGEFLVILGHNGSGKSTLAKHLNAILLPSEGKVVVDGLDTANPNNLWDIRQRAGMVFQNPDNQLIATIVEDDVAFGPENLGIPSEEIRKRVDQALKLVGMEEYAEHAPHLLSGGQKQRIAIAGIIAMKPKCIILDEPTAMLDPSGRKEVMQTIKKLNREEGITIVHITHYMDEAVDADRIIVMESGEIVLQGKPKEIFSQVEQLKSLGLDVPQVTEIAYELNKSGVPIENNILTVDEMVMKLCP, from the coding sequence ATGATTGAGATTGAAAATTTAGTTTATCAATATCTAAAAAATGATGGAGAAAGCACAAAAGCATTAAAAAAAATTAATTTAGATATTTATAAAGGTGAGTTTTTGGTTATTTTAGGACATAATGGTTCTGGAAAATCTACTTTAGCAAAACATTTGAATGCGATTTTGCTTCCAAGTGAAGGAAAAGTAGTTGTAGATGGATTAGATACTGCTAATCCTAATAATTTATGGGATATTCGACAAAGAGCTGGTATGGTTTTTCAAAATCCTGATAATCAGTTGATTGCTACTATTGTAGAAGATGATGTAGCTTTTGGACCTGAAAATTTAGGAATACCCAGTGAAGAGATTCGAAAAAGGGTGGATCAAGCATTAAAATTAGTAGGAATGGAAGAATATGCAGAGCATGCACCTCATCTACTTTCAGGAGGACAAAAGCAAAGGATTGCAATTGCTGGTATTATAGCTATGAAGCCTAAATGTATTATTTTAGATGAACCTACAGCAATGTTGGATCCATCAGGACGAAAAGAAGTAATGCAAACAATAAAAAAATTAAATCGGGAAGAAGGAATTACCATTGTTCATATTACCCATTATATGGATGAAGCAGTAGATGCAGATCGAATTATTGTAATGGAGTCAGGAGAGATTGTTTTACAGGGAAAACCAAAAGAAATTTTTTCACAAGTGGAACAGCTAAAGAGCCTAGGATTAGATGTGCCTCAAGTAACAGAAATAGCCTATGAATTAAATAAATCAGGTGTGCCTATTGAAAATAATATTTTAACAGTAGATGAGATGGTGATGAAATTATGTCCATAA
- the rplQ gene encoding 50S ribosomal protein L17: MAGYRKLGRPTDQRKAMLRNLVTSLLENGRIETTLPKAKETRSITEKMITLGKRGDLHARRQALAYITKEEVVKKLFDEISPQYADRNGGYTRILRIGPRRGDAAEMVILELI, translated from the coding sequence TTGGCTGGATATCGAAAATTAGGTCGACCTACAGATCAAAGAAAAGCTATGTTACGTAACTTAGTTACTTCCCTTTTGGAAAATGGAAGGATTGAAACAACCCTACCAAAGGCGAAAGAAACAAGAAGTATTACTGAAAAAATGATTACCCTTGGGAAAAGAGGGGATTTACATGCAAGGCGACAAGCCTTAGCTTATATTACAAAAGAAGAAGTGGTAAAAAAATTATTTGATGAAATTTCTCCTCAATATGCTGATAGAAATGGTGGATATACAAGAATTTTAAGAATAGGGCCTCGTCGTGGCGATGCCGCTGAAATGGTAATACTCGAATTAATATAA
- a CDS encoding DNA-directed RNA polymerase subunit alpha, whose amino-acid sequence MIEIEKPKIEYVDLNDEGTYGKFVVEPLERGYGITLGNSLRRILLSSLPGVAVTSVKIENVLHEFSTIPGVAEDVTEIILNLKKLSAKIYDDEPTKVLRIEVEGPKEVVAGDMIGDGNVEILNPDLHIATLSENEKLNMEITLAKGRGYVSAEKNKQPGQPIGIIPVDSIYTPVTKVNYNVENTRVGQVTDYDKLTLEIWTNGSIKPDEAASLAAKILNEHLNLFIDLTEHVNEVEIMVENEEDQKEKMLEMTIEELDLSVRSYNCLKRAGINTVEELTEKTEEDMMKVRNLGKKSLTEVKQKLASLGLSLKESED is encoded by the coding sequence ATGATAGAGATAGAAAAACCAAAGATAGAATATGTTGATTTAAATGATGAGGGAACCTATGGTAAATTTGTAGTAGAACCTTTAGAAAGAGGTTATGGAATTACCTTAGGGAACTCTCTTAGAAGAATTTTGCTATCTTCATTACCTGGAGTCGCGGTCACCTCAGTCAAGATTGAAAATGTATTACATGAATTTTCTACTATCCCTGGAGTTGCAGAAGATGTAACAGAAATCATATTAAATTTAAAAAAACTTTCTGCTAAAATATATGACGATGAACCTACAAAGGTGTTAAGGATTGAAGTAGAAGGACCTAAGGAAGTTGTAGCCGGAGATATGATAGGAGATGGAAATGTAGAAATTTTAAATCCTGATTTACACATTGCAACCTTGAGTGAGAATGAAAAGTTAAATATGGAAATAACTTTAGCTAAAGGTAGAGGTTATGTATCAGCAGAAAAAAACAAACAGCCAGGCCAACCTATTGGGATTATTCCAGTAGATTCCATTTATACACCTGTTACCAAAGTAAATTATAATGTGGAAAACACAAGGGTAGGGCAGGTAACTGATTATGATAAATTAACCTTGGAAATATGGACAAATGGGAGTATAAAACCAGATGAAGCGGCTTCCTTGGCAGCAAAAATATTAAATGAGCATCTCAATCTATTTATAGATTTAACAGAGCATGTAAATGAAGTAGAGATTATGGTAGAAAATGAAGAAGATCAAAAAGAGAAGATGCTTGAGATGACCATTGAGGAACTTGATCTTTCTGTTCGTTCTTATAATTGTTTAAAACGTGCGGGCATTAATACTGTGGAAGAATTAACAGAAAAAACTGAAGAGGATATGATGAAGGTTCGAAATTTAGGGAAAAAATCTTTAACGGAAGTTAAGCAAAAATTAGCAAGTTTAGGATTATCTTTAAAAGAATCTGAAGATTAG